Proteins co-encoded in one Pseudophryne corroboree isolate aPseCor3 chromosome 1, aPseCor3.hap2, whole genome shotgun sequence genomic window:
- the RNF185 gene encoding E3 ubiquitin-protein ligase RNF185: MASAGPTTSASAENSSPGGASGSSNGEGSSGDSTFECNICLDTAKDAVISLCGHLFCWPCLHQWLETRPNRQVCPVCKAGISRDKVIPLYGRGSTGQEDPREKTPPRPQGQRPEPENRGGFQGFGFGDGGFQMSFGIGAFPFGMFATAFNINDGRPPPAVPGTPQYVDEQFLSRLFLFVALVIMFWLLIA; encoded by the exons ATGGCAAGTGCAGGTCCAACTACCTCTGCCTCGGCAGAAAATTCAAGCCCTGGAGGAGCAAGTGGAAGTAGTAATGGAGAAGGGAGCAGCGGGGACAGTACATTTGAGTGCAACATTTGCTTGGATACAGCCAAGGATGCAGTAATTAGCTTGTGTGGTCATCTTTTTTG CTGGCCGTGTTTGCATCAG TGGTTAGAAACACGGCCTAATCGGCAGGTGTGTCCTGTGTGCAAAGCTGGAATCAGCCGTGATAAAGTAATACCTTTGTATGGAAGAGGGAGTACAGGGCAAGAAGACCCTCG TGAGAAAACCCCCCCACGGCCTCAAGGACAGAGACCAGAACCTGAGAACAGAGGG GGTTTCCAAGGGTTTGGGTTTGGAGATGGCGGCTTCCAGATGTCTTTTGGAATTGGAGCATTTCCGTTTGGAATGTTTGCTACAGCTTTTAACATCAATGATGGTCGCCCTCCACCAG CTGTCCCTGGAACCCCTCAGTATGTGGATGAACAGTTCCTGTCTCGTCTTTTCCTCTTTGTTGCCTTGGTCATAATGTTTTGGCTGCTGATTGCCTGA